CGAAGTCAGGACCCGTGTTTCAATAGGAACTACGAGTTGGCGAACCAAAGGCGGGGGACTCATGGCGACAAGGGATGATGTGGCCCGTTTGGCGGGCGTATCTCCAAGCACCGTGTCCTACGTGATCAGTGGTCGACGCACCATTTCGGAGGCGACCAAGACTAAAGTCATGGCTGCCATGCGGGAGCTGAATTACACCCCGAACGCCTTCGCACAGGGCCTGGCTGGAGCACGCCGAGGAATCCTTGCCCTGCATTTTCCCACCAACGTTGATGGCTATTCCTCTACAGAATTTGAGTATGTCACCGCAGCGATGGAGCGTGCCCGGGCGCTGGGCTATCACATGCTGTTGTGGTCAAATCCGATGACCGATGTGATGGGTTTAGAGAGCCTTGTTGGTCAAAAGCTCGTGGCCGGCGTGTTGTTGATGGAAGTGTCGATCAATGACCTGCGCTTTGATGTTCTGCGCCGGGCCAACGTTCCTTTTGTGTCCATTGGCCGTCCCGATGACAGTGATGACTTGTCCTATATCGACAATGACTTTGCTGAAGCCGGGCGCCTCGCCGTAGATTATTTGGCCAGCCTCGGACACCGCTCACTCATGTACATCAACGTGTCACGTGAGGAGCAGCAGGCAGGAAATGGTCCGGGCATTCGCACCGTTCGGGCGATCTGCGAGGCGGTGGAACTAAGCGGGATGTCGATACAGGAAGTGCCCGTGGAAAATAATGCACGGGGTGGGCGTGAAGCGTTGGAGGTGTATCTGAAAATGGATCCACGTCCGACCGCGGTGCTCGCCCTGAAGGAATTTGCCACCGCCGGGTTTGTTAATGCTGCGGGCATGGCTTCACTAAAAATTCCGCAGGACCTCTCGGTCATAGCACTGGGTGTTGGCGATCGATCTGCCGAAATGGTCGCTCCAGCATTAACCACGGTGGCTCCTTCGGGGGAGCGGATTTCCCACGCTGCGGTGGATGCCCTGGTCGAAAGAATTGAAGGCCGATCTGAGCAATTAATTCAAGAACTGATTACACCGGTGATGACGGTTCGTGATAGCTCGGGGGCAGCGCCAGCATGTTGAGCCTGAGTAATTTATCAGTCGGATCTCCCTCAACTGTTGACGCGCGTCGATGATCTGCGTCACTATTGAGGGGATCATTCGCGCCGGGCACCATATGCCGGTCGGGTACTTCTCAACGTGGAGGGCATCATGAAGAAAATCAAACGCGGTCGCAAGCTCGCACCCGTTATTTCACTAGCAGCCATCAGCATGCTGTTAGCTGGCTGTTCCGGAGGGGCCGACCCCAATGATCCCAACGCCTCCGGTGGCGGAAGCGAAGCTCAGGTAGGCCAGGCCGACGGCGTCGTGGACATTTACGGTCCGGTCACCGGCATTGAGGCAGATCTTCTTGAGAAATCTTGGGCCCAGTGGTCTGAAGACAATGACATCAAGATCCGTTACACCGGAGACAAGAACTTTGAATCGCAGATCGGCATCAAGGTTCAAGGTGGTGACACCCCAGACCTAGCAGTCTTCCCACAGCCTGGACTCCTGCAGGCCACCGTCGCTCAGGGCAAGGTACAAAAACTCCCCGACGCTGTACAAACCCAATTGCAGAACAACTGGTCCGAAGACTGGCAGAACTACGGCAAGGTTGACGGCGTGCAGTATGGCGTGCCATTGATGGCCAGCGTCAAGGGGTACATCTGGTACTCGCCCAAGCAGTTCGAAGAATGGGGCGTGAGTGTCCCGAAAACCTGGGATGAAATGATCAACCTCGGCACCGAAATTTCCGAAAAGACTAATGAGCCTGCATGGTGCGCCGGGTTTGCTTCCGGTGAAGCCTCCGGCTGGCCGGGCACCGACTGGATTGAAGATGCTGTCCTGCGCCAGTCAGGCACCGAAGCGTACGACAAGTGGGTGGCCGGTGATCTAGAGTTCACCTCCCCAGAAATCACCAGCGCCTTTGACTCCGTTGGAAAAATCTTGCTCGATCCCAAGCAAGTCAATGCCGGATATGGTGATGTGAAGTCCATCAACGCTACCGCCTTCGGTGACGTAGGAACCGCTGTTGCCAAGGGCAGTTGCCCACTGACCCATCAGGCATCCTTCCTCGAAGGATATGTGCTTGATGCGAAGAACGCCGATGGCGACAAGGCTACCGTGGCTCCCGACGGCGATGTTTGGGCCTTCATCGCCCCGCCAGCCAAGGCCGATGATCCTGTCTCCGTCGTTGGCGGTGGCGAATTTGTCGCTGCCTTCTCCAATGATGAAGACACCGCCAAGGTGCAGGAATACCTAGCCAGTGCAGATTGG
The nucleotide sequence above comes from Glutamicibacter sp. B1. Encoded proteins:
- a CDS encoding ABC transporter substrate-binding protein; translation: MKKIKRGRKLAPVISLAAISMLLAGCSGGADPNDPNASGGGSEAQVGQADGVVDIYGPVTGIEADLLEKSWAQWSEDNDIKIRYTGDKNFESQIGIKVQGGDTPDLAVFPQPGLLQATVAQGKVQKLPDAVQTQLQNNWSEDWQNYGKVDGVQYGVPLMASVKGYIWYSPKQFEEWGVSVPKTWDEMINLGTEISEKTNEPAWCAGFASGEASGWPGTDWIEDAVLRQSGTEAYDKWVAGDLEFTSPEITSAFDSVGKILLDPKQVNAGYGDVKSINATAFGDVGTAVAKGSCPLTHQASFLEGYVLDAKNADGDKATVAPDGDVWAFIAPPAKADDPVSVVGGGEFVAAFSNDEDTAKVQEYLASADWANSRVGLGGVISANSGLDPKNASSDLLRSAVEILQDPNTTFRFDGSDLMPKSVGSDSFWKGLVDWIDGKSTKEVLENIQSGYDS
- a CDS encoding LacI family DNA-binding transcriptional regulator; this encodes MATRDDVARLAGVSPSTVSYVISGRRTISEATKTKVMAAMRELNYTPNAFAQGLAGARRGILALHFPTNVDGYSSTEFEYVTAAMERARALGYHMLLWSNPMTDVMGLESLVGQKLVAGVLLMEVSINDLRFDVLRRANVPFVSIGRPDDSDDLSYIDNDFAEAGRLAVDYLASLGHRSLMYINVSREEQQAGNGPGIRTVRAICEAVELSGMSIQEVPVENNARGGREALEVYLKMDPRPTAVLALKEFATAGFVNAAGMASLKIPQDLSVIALGVGDRSAEMVAPALTTVAPSGERISHAAVDALVERIEGRSEQLIQELITPVMTVRDSSGAAPAC